From Novosphingobium resinovorum, the proteins below share one genomic window:
- a CDS encoding autotransporter outer membrane beta-barrel domain-containing protein has product MFGSATPNTLAVNAAPCLINARLINARGAVSAMALAASLALAAPVLGQTVINPGFESGDTTGWVLTGGTWTSTAQWPPADSTWAGAPNSYTITNAGDLDPFTGTPTVFAGNHAIRLNDMSPNYGVTALSQSVANYTGNKLYYAWNAILEPSHGATDSPSFIIKVVDKTTGKVINNIAYSAYTAQNTTIFRQAGRYVTSDWKVEDIDMVAGHDYDLLFVALDCPYGAHSGYVYVDGFGNAIPSANANVDFDPATDLTRGSDVLIPIGGDIPDIDLAKAFYTTQEVNDGDVNPNFVGGTLQFASGGDVATAFTVQSQGGTIDSNGFDVGLTGGLTGVGGMTKTGAGALTLSSAISTLNEGFVVDGGALLVNSALSAASVTVNDGARLGGSGTIVADVTVNSGGTLAPGNSPGTLVVAAGDVTLADDATFEVEIDGRTYNAAGGAGTYDRLALTTGATFQPNGILAPTLRGITGGNNTFTPVVGDTFVIVDGGAVGSGAFDSVVQPSSGLAANTRFDVIYRSTQVLAAVTPTSFATFGAGAGWKRNAVWAAAGLDGVRPAAGARSGAYYPLFSGLYGYDAGELGYAFSQISGEIHADTLQMALSSARDISQTALSAAQEPWGCSPAVQTPGQFTDPAPQGTDDGCGVESTRKGATAWGRYIGQSTEVGEDGIAYGYDRKAHGVIAGINAVNIDGTRIGIGGSYTDGDMYSDVGSSAAIKTWSAFGYGAHRFGALSLGLVVGYNEASLDTIRNVGLMTGNQRATDSYKIKTLTAALEAKVDLKLGDRSVIRPVAGIEIARSKAGSVAETGSTVIGLTMPSEKWTSARTKLGAELAIGVGNPVEAGLFGNWRHELKDATAVRTAELGAADWLVSSVDADKDSFEAGGQLGLKLTNGIKMRVEYAIVRQGDYHTDRATAGVSIKF; this is encoded by the coding sequence ATGTTTGGTAGTGCGACACCCAACACGCTTGCCGTGAACGCGGCCCCGTGCCTGATCAACGCGCGCCTGATCAACGCGCGGGGGGCGGTCAGCGCCATGGCGCTTGCGGCTTCTCTGGCTCTGGCGGCGCCGGTCCTGGGGCAAACCGTCATCAATCCGGGGTTCGAAAGCGGCGACACCACCGGCTGGGTGCTCACCGGGGGCACCTGGACCAGCACGGCGCAATGGCCGCCTGCGGACTCGACCTGGGCAGGGGCGCCCAATTCCTACACCATCACCAATGCGGGCGACCTCGATCCGTTCACCGGCACGCCGACCGTGTTCGCGGGCAACCACGCGATCCGGCTCAACGACATGAGCCCCAACTATGGCGTCACCGCGCTCTCTCAGTCGGTCGCCAATTACACCGGCAACAAGCTCTACTACGCCTGGAATGCGATACTCGAGCCGTCGCACGGAGCGACCGACAGTCCCTCGTTCATCATCAAGGTGGTGGACAAGACGACCGGCAAGGTCATCAACAACATCGCCTACAGCGCCTATACCGCGCAGAACACGACGATCTTCCGCCAGGCCGGGCGTTACGTGACGAGCGACTGGAAGGTCGAGGACATCGACATGGTCGCGGGCCATGACTACGATCTGCTTTTCGTAGCGCTCGACTGCCCATACGGCGCGCACTCGGGCTATGTCTACGTCGACGGCTTCGGCAATGCCATTCCCAGCGCCAACGCGAACGTCGACTTCGACCCCGCGACCGACCTTACGCGCGGCTCCGACGTGCTGATCCCGATCGGCGGCGACATTCCAGACATCGATCTCGCCAAGGCGTTCTACACGACGCAGGAAGTAAACGATGGCGACGTCAATCCGAACTTCGTCGGCGGCACCCTGCAGTTCGCCTCGGGCGGTGACGTGGCCACCGCGTTCACGGTCCAGAGCCAGGGCGGCACGATCGACAGCAACGGCTTCGACGTCGGGCTGACCGGCGGCCTGACCGGCGTTGGCGGCATGACCAAGACCGGCGCGGGCGCCCTGACGTTGTCGAGCGCGATCAGCACGCTCAACGAAGGCTTCGTGGTCGATGGCGGTGCGCTGCTGGTCAATTCGGCGCTCTCGGCCGCGAGTGTCACCGTCAACGACGGCGCGCGGCTGGGCGGCAGCGGCACGATCGTGGCCGACGTCACGGTCAATTCCGGCGGCACGCTCGCCCCGGGCAACAGCCCCGGCACGCTGGTCGTCGCGGCGGGTGACGTGACCCTTGCCGACGACGCGACCTTCGAAGTCGAGATCGACGGCCGCACCTACAACGCGGCGGGCGGTGCGGGCACTTACGATCGCCTGGCTTTGACCACCGGCGCGACGTTCCAGCCCAACGGCATCCTCGCGCCGACCTTGCGCGGGATCACTGGCGGCAACAACACCTTCACCCCGGTGGTGGGCGATACCTTCGTGATCGTCGATGGCGGCGCGGTCGGCTCGGGGGCGTTCGATTCGGTGGTGCAGCCGAGTTCGGGACTTGCGGCCAACACGCGCTTCGACGTGATCTATCGCTCGACGCAGGTGCTCGCGGCGGTGACCCCGACCAGCTTCGCCACGTTCGGCGCGGGCGCGGGATGGAAGCGCAACGCGGTATGGGCAGCGGCCGGGCTCGACGGCGTCCGTCCGGCGGCCGGCGCGCGCAGCGGAGCCTACTATCCGCTGTTCAGCGGCCTCTACGGCTACGACGCAGGGGAACTGGGCTATGCCTTCTCGCAGATCAGCGGCGAGATCCATGCCGACACGCTGCAGATGGCGCTGAGTTCTGCGCGCGACATCAGCCAGACCGCGCTGAGCGCCGCGCAGGAACCCTGGGGCTGCTCGCCTGCGGTGCAGACGCCCGGCCAGTTCACCGACCCGGCGCCGCAAGGCACCGACGATGGCTGCGGCGTGGAATCGACCCGCAAGGGTGCGACCGCATGGGGTCGCTACATCGGCCAGTCCACCGAAGTGGGCGAGGACGGCATCGCTTATGGCTACGACCGCAAGGCGCACGGCGTGATCGCAGGCATCAACGCGGTGAACATCGACGGCACCCGGATCGGTATCGGCGGCAGCTATACAGACGGCGACATGTACAGCGATGTCGGCAGTTCGGCGGCCATCAAGACTTGGTCCGCCTTCGGTTACGGCGCGCATCGTTTCGGTGCACTCTCGCTGGGCCTCGTGGTGGGCTACAACGAGGCGAGCCTCGATACGATCCGCAACGTCGGCCTGATGACCGGCAACCAGCGCGCCACCGACAGCTACAAGATCAAGACGCTGACGGCCGCACTGGAAGCCAAGGTAGACCTCAAGCTCGGCGATCGTTCGGTGATCCGGCCCGTCGCCGGGATCGAGATCGCGCGCAGCAAAGCGGGTTCGGTGGCCGAAACGGGTTCCACCGTCATCGGCCTAACCATGCCGAGCGAGAAGTGGACCAGCGCACGGACCAAGCTGGGCGCGGAACTGGCGATCGGCGTCGGCAATCCGGTCGAGGCCGGTCTGTTCGGCAACTGGCGCCACGAACTCAAGGACGCGACGGCCGTGCGCACCGCCGAACTGGGCGCGGCGGATTGGCTGGTGTCGAGCGTCGATGCCGACAAGGACTCGTTCGAGGCGGGCGGCCAACTGGGGCTCAAGCTGACCAACGGCATCAAGATGCGCGTCGAATATGCGATCGTGCGGCAGGGTGATTACCACACCGACCGCGCGACAGCAGGCGTTTCGATCAAGTTCTGA
- a CDS encoding PepSY-associated TM helix domain-containing protein: protein MTTAPEPSTVKRALSAHAAIGLIAGALLYIVSLTGTIAVFYAELQRAEQDKAPEMATIAPVAVQRGVEAALKAEQGGPVTTHLYVHMPVEELPRTTITTDTRATHVAADGRLANAEEIGWSDFLVELHYTLNLPALVGMSIVGILGVMMLALSLTGVIAHPRIFRDAFLLRARNQTGLGLADWHNRMSVWSLPFTVAVALTGAVIGLGSITAYAIASLDHGGDIEAVYQPLFGEEGKPDKRVAPAPNVAAALDYMARHYPQVTITYVTLHDPLTRGQEIQVSALHARRLIFGESYRFDAGGRFLGVAGLADGELGQQAAASNYRLHFGNFGGLPVKLAYVLFGTALTAICATGTYIWLGKRRRRGHDEPRLLKAWDAVVWGSPMALALTLVARFVIGNAAPFAAIFWIGSALVLAAAFAPFAPPRFRRALQIGLVVSCVGAGGLALA, encoded by the coding sequence ATGACGACCGCTCCCGAACCTTCCACCGTCAAGCGCGCGCTGTCGGCCCATGCCGCGATCGGGCTGATCGCTGGCGCCTTGCTCTACATCGTCAGCCTGACGGGGACGATCGCGGTGTTCTACGCAGAACTCCAGCGCGCCGAGCAGGACAAGGCGCCCGAGATGGCCACCATCGCGCCCGTCGCCGTCCAGCGCGGCGTGGAAGCGGCGCTGAAGGCCGAGCAGGGCGGGCCGGTCACCACGCACCTCTACGTCCACATGCCGGTCGAGGAACTGCCGCGCACGACCATCACCACCGACACCCGCGCCACCCATGTCGCGGCGGATGGCCGGCTCGCCAATGCCGAGGAGATCGGCTGGTCGGACTTCCTGGTGGAGCTTCACTACACGCTGAACCTGCCGGCGCTCGTGGGCATGTCGATCGTCGGCATCCTCGGGGTGATGATGCTGGCGCTGTCGCTCACCGGCGTCATCGCGCATCCGCGTATCTTCCGCGATGCCTTCCTGCTGCGCGCGCGCAACCAGACCGGGCTCGGGTTGGCGGACTGGCACAACCGGATGAGCGTATGGTCGCTGCCCTTCACGGTGGCCGTGGCGCTGACCGGCGCGGTGATCGGGCTCGGGTCGATCACGGCTTACGCCATCGCCTCGCTCGACCATGGCGGCGATATAGAGGCGGTGTACCAGCCCCTGTTCGGCGAGGAGGGCAAGCCCGACAAGCGCGTTGCTCCGGCGCCCAACGTGGCGGCGGCGCTCGACTACATGGCGCGGCATTATCCGCAAGTGACGATCACTTACGTGACGCTCCACGATCCGCTGACGCGCGGGCAGGAGATTCAGGTCTCCGCGCTCCACGCAAGGCGCCTGATCTTCGGTGAGAGTTACCGTTTCGATGCGGGCGGACGCTTCCTCGGCGTTGCGGGCCTCGCGGACGGCGAACTGGGGCAGCAGGCGGCGGCCTCCAACTACCGGCTGCACTTCGGGAATTTCGGCGGATTGCCGGTCAAGCTGGCTTACGTTCTGTTCGGCACGGCGCTGACGGCGATCTGCGCGACCGGAACCTACATCTGGCTTGGCAAGCGGCGGCGGCGCGGCCACGACGAACCGCGTCTGCTCAAGGCATGGGACGCGGTGGTATGGGGGAGCCCCATGGCGCTTGCCCTGACGTTGGTGGCGCGTTTCGTCATCGGCAACGCAGCACCGTTCGCGGCGATCTTCTGGATCGGGTCGGCGCTGGTGCTGGCGGCGGCCTTTGCGCCTTTCGCGCCGCCGCGTTTCCGCCGTGCGCTCCAGATCGGGCTGGTCGTCTCGTGCGTGGGAGCAGGGGGACTGGCTCTGGCCTGA
- the secA gene encoding preprotein translocase subunit SecA — translation MLGALVKSIFGSSNERYVKSLDKIVAQINAFEPAMEAMSDEELAAQTPKFREMLASGSTLDDILPEAYATVREASKRVYGMRHFDVQMIGGMVLHRGEIAEMRTGEGKTLVATAPTYLNALEGKGVHVVTVNDYLARRDAEQMEKLHGFLGLTVGVIVPNLNEWERREAYGADITYGTNNEFGFDYLRDNMKHERSQMVQRPFNFAIVDEVDSILIDEARTPLIISGPTDDKSELYVQVDAIVKQLLPEDYEADEKTKNISLTEDGVEKAERMLEAAGLLEGSNLYDVENTQVVHHLDQALKAVMMFKRDTDYIVKDEKVVIIDEFTGRMMDGRRWSNGLHQAVEAKEGVKIEPENQTLASITFQNYFRMYPKLSGMTGTAATEAPEFYDIYKMNVVTIPTNVPVQRVDEEDEFYKNTLDKFAAIAKLIREKYETGQPVLVGTVSIEKSELLSDFLNKEGVKHSVLNARFHEMEAHIVAQAGSLGAVTIATNMAGRGTDIQLGGNVEFRVEDELRDMPEGPERDAAIAKIKAEVGEQKRLVLEAGGLCVIGTERHESRRIDNQLRGRSGRQGDPGLSKFYLCLEDDLLRIFGPDTLFSKMMNSNLADGEAIGSKWLSKAIETAQKKVEARNYEVRKQVVEYDDVMNDQRKVIYEQRSDIMDAEAVDDVVVDMRHDTINSLVADACPAGSYPEHWNIAVLKEKVQDILAIDAPIEAWIEEDGLEPEDIEQRITELADAHMAAKMSQDDPAIWRQVEKSILLDRLDHYWKEHLATLDALRQVVFLRAYAQKQPINEYKQEAFGLFERMLDGIREDVTRIISVSELRMPEQTQLPELPDFLTGHIDPFTGLDDSADGDGSAQMAQLFGNLAGSPEGVVQGAPAGASGEGNPWADLQISRNAPCPCGSGNKYKHCHGVLA, via the coding sequence ATGCTCGGCGCACTCGTCAAGTCCATCTTCGGCTCGTCCAACGAGCGTTACGTCAAGTCGCTCGACAAGATCGTCGCCCAGATCAACGCCTTCGAGCCCGCCATGGAGGCCATGAGCGACGAGGAACTCGCCGCCCAGACCCCCAAGTTCCGCGAGATGCTGGCCAGCGGCTCCACGCTCGACGACATCCTGCCCGAAGCCTACGCCACGGTGCGCGAAGCCTCGAAGCGCGTGTACGGCATGCGCCACTTCGACGTGCAGATGATCGGCGGCATGGTGCTCCACCGCGGCGAGATCGCGGAAATGCGCACGGGCGAGGGCAAGACCCTCGTGGCGACCGCGCCGACCTACCTGAACGCGCTGGAAGGCAAGGGCGTTCACGTCGTCACCGTCAACGACTACCTTGCCCGCCGCGACGCCGAGCAGATGGAGAAGCTGCACGGGTTCCTCGGCCTGACGGTCGGCGTGATCGTGCCGAACCTCAACGAGTGGGAACGCCGCGAGGCCTACGGCGCCGACATCACCTACGGCACCAACAACGAATTCGGCTTCGACTATTTGCGCGACAACATGAAGCACGAGCGCAGCCAGATGGTGCAGCGCCCCTTCAACTTTGCGATCGTCGACGAAGTCGACTCGATCCTGATCGACGAGGCGCGCACGCCGCTGATCATCTCCGGCCCGACTGACGACAAGAGCGAGCTTTACGTCCAGGTCGACGCGATCGTGAAGCAGCTGCTGCCCGAGGACTACGAGGCGGACGAGAAGACCAAGAACATCTCGCTGACCGAGGACGGCGTCGAGAAGGCCGAGCGCATGCTCGAGGCCGCCGGGCTGCTCGAAGGCTCGAACCTCTACGATGTCGAGAACACGCAGGTCGTCCACCATCTCGACCAGGCCCTCAAGGCCGTGATGATGTTCAAGCGCGACACCGACTACATCGTCAAGGACGAGAAGGTCGTCATCATCGACGAGTTCACCGGCCGCATGATGGACGGCCGCCGCTGGTCGAACGGCCTGCATCAGGCGGTCGAGGCCAAGGAAGGCGTCAAGATCGAGCCGGAGAACCAGACGCTCGCCTCGATCACCTTCCAGAACTACTTCCGCATGTATCCCAAGCTCTCGGGCATGACCGGCACCGCCGCGACCGAGGCGCCGGAATTCTACGACATCTACAAGATGAACGTTGTCACCATCCCGACCAACGTGCCGGTGCAGCGCGTGGACGAGGAGGACGAGTTCTACAAGAACACGCTCGACAAGTTCGCCGCCATCGCCAAGCTGATCCGCGAGAAGTACGAGACCGGCCAGCCGGTCCTCGTCGGCACCGTGTCGATCGAGAAGTCGGAACTGCTGTCGGACTTCCTCAACAAGGAAGGCGTGAAGCACTCGGTCCTGAACGCGCGTTTCCACGAGATGGAAGCGCATATCGTCGCGCAGGCAGGTTCGCTCGGTGCCGTGACGATCGCCACCAACATGGCGGGCCGCGGCACCGACATCCAGCTGGGCGGCAACGTGGAATTCCGCGTCGAGGACGAACTGCGCGACATGCCTGAGGGGCCTGAGCGCGACGCCGCGATCGCGAAGATCAAGGCCGAGGTAGGCGAGCAGAAGCGCCTCGTCCTCGAAGCTGGCGGCCTGTGCGTCATCGGCACCGAGCGCCACGAAAGCCGCCGCATCGATAACCAGCTGCGCGGCCGTTCGGGCCGTCAGGGCGATCCGGGCCTGTCGAAGTTCTACCTCTGCCTCGAAGACGACCTGCTGCGCATCTTCGGCCCCGACACGCTGTTCTCCAAGATGATGAACAGCAATCTGGCCGACGGCGAGGCGATCGGTTCCAAGTGGCTGTCGAAGGCCATCGAGACCGCGCAGAAGAAGGTCGAGGCCCGCAACTACGAAGTGCGCAAGCAAGTCGTCGAATACGACGACGTGATGAACGACCAGCGCAAGGTGATCTACGAGCAGCGCTCCGACATCATGGATGCCGAAGCGGTGGACGATGTCGTGGTGGACATGCGCCATGACACCATCAACTCGCTGGTGGCCGATGCCTGCCCGGCCGGTTCCTACCCCGAGCACTGGAACATCGCGGTCCTCAAGGAGAAGGTGCAGGACATCCTCGCCATCGACGCCCCGATCGAGGCGTGGATCGAGGAGGACGGCCTCGAACCCGAGGACATCGAGCAGCGCATCACCGAGCTGGCTGATGCCCACATGGCCGCGAAGATGAGCCAAGACGACCCGGCAATCTGGCGCCAGGTGGAAAAGTCGATCCTGCTCGACCGGCTCGACCACTACTGGAAGGAACACCTCGCCACGCTCGACGCGCTGCGCCAGGTGGTGTTCCTGCGCGCCTATGCCCAGAAGCAGCCGATCAACGAGTACAAGCAGGAAGCCTTCGGCCTGTTCGAGCGCATGCTCGACGGTATCCGCGAAGACGTGACGCGCATCATCTCGGTCAGCGAACTGCGCATGCCCGAGCAGACGCAGCTGCCTGAACTGCCGGACTTCCTGACCGGCCACATCGACCCGTTCACCGGCCTCGACGATTCGGCGGACGGCGATGGTTCGGCGCAGATGGCGCAACTGTTCGGCAACCTCGCGGGCAGCCCCGAGGGTGTCGTGCAAGGTGCTCCGGCAGGTGCAAGCGGCGAGGGCAACCCCTGGGCCGATCTCCAGATTAGCCGCAATGCGCCGTGCCCCTGCGGTTCCGGCAACAAGTACAAGCACTGCCACGGCGTGCTGGCCTGA